Part of the Thermosipho japonicus genome is shown below.
TGGAATTTATTTGAACATAATTGGTAAGGTAACAGAACGACCGTATGCAAAAACATACGAGATGATTCGGCGTGTGACAAATTTCATAACCGAAACCTTTGAAAACATCCACGAAGTTCTTGCAGGGGGAGCTCAGAAAAAGTGTCAGAAAGAGTGCGAAAGGATGTACCAGGAGATAGCAGACACCGCTTTGAAGGCAGAGCTTCCTCGCTCAAGATTCGACAAACTGATGGTGAATCTACCGGAATATTTCACACGACTATTCATTCTGGCCTACGGAGCTTATCTGGTAATAGGTGGAAAGATGACCGTGGGAACGATATGGGCGTTGTGGAGCTATTTTTCTTTTGTGGTGGCGCCCCTGTACATGTTCCGGGAGCTGGCTCGTGTTACCACGCGAGTATCAGCAAACTTGGATGCTGTACTTGCTTATTTCGATGAGGTAAAGCAAGCCGAGGAAACCTTCAAGAGCTCTAAAATAAAACCCATTCCTGGAAGTCCCGTATACGAACTGATAGATGTCGCTTTCGGTTTCGATCCGGAGAACCCCATTTTAAAACAGATCAGTTTCAAGATACAACCCCGTGAGATCGTTGCCATAGTGGGACTTTCCGGAGAAGGGAAATCCACCTTGCTGAACATATTGCTCGGTCTGGAAGAGAACTACGAGGGAGTGGTAAAGTTTCTTGGAAATGATTTAAAACGATTGCCGTCTTCAGCCGTTTTTGAACATGTAGCTTTTTACTCTCAAAATGTTGGTATATTTAACGACACACTGGAAAACAACATAATCCTTGGAAGGGAGTACGATGAAGATAAACTCAACAGAGTGATAAAAGAGCTCGGAATAGAACACTTGAAAGGAAGGAACTTAGGAGAAGGGGGAAGCTTCGTTTCAGGGGGAGAAAAACAAAGAATCCAGCTTGCCAGACTTTTCTACGCAGATAAACCCGTTGTTGTTCTGGACGAACCTCTCACAAACCTCGATACGATAACCGAGAAGTTTTTGCTGGAAAAGCTATCTGAATTTCTGAAGAAAAGAACGACTGTCATGATTTCGCACAAACCAAACATCATTGGCATTGCCAGCAAAATAGTCTTCCTTGAAAATGGTAGGATTTCCGCGATTGGGGAATTCGAGGATTTAATGCAAAATAACGAAACATTCAGAAAAATAATAGAAACGTATGTGAGTGAATCGAAAAAGATCGCTGATAGAAATATCTGACATGCTTACTGGCATAAATCACAAGGAAATGAAGTGAGTTTCTATAACATCGCTGGAGTTTTTTCAATCCAGGTGAAATAGATTTTGTTTAATGGAAGATCTTTCTCTGATCTCAAGGATTTTCGAGTGTTTTCTTGAATTCTTTCACTTATATACCCCTTATATACCAGTTTCTGCACTGACTCCAGTAAATGAGACAAGATAAAAAAGAAGTGAAAACACCTCCGAAGTGATACAATATAACCAACAAGGGGGTGTTTTTCTTTGGCTAAGAAAGGTCAAAAGCATTGTATGCTTTGGATATAAAACAGGAAGTCATTAGACTTTACATGGATGAAAAAATTCCTAAGAAGATTATTGGTTTTCTCTTAGATTTCCCTGAAAGTAGAGTTTGATTGTGGAGAGATTAAAATCTGAGTATGCTTACTTAAAACTTTTGATAGAAAAGATACTTGAAGAAAGAGAAGTAAAAAAACAAAACTTGAGATAATAAATAAACTAGCAAAAGATTTTCATATTAAAGAAGAAATGGTAAAAATAAACAAAGAAAAAACAAAAGAAGAATACAAAAAGTTAATAGAAGAATACATAAAATTCTGCAACGAAGAAAGATATCAAGCAAGATTAAAAAACATGGCTCTGGTGGAGTACCGAAGCCATGCTGTTTGAAAGAGACCATAAAAAAATTTGTGTAGATGAAAAATATAGGAAATAGGTAACCCTCTTCTTGGTATGGTAAAATAAAACCAAGAAGGGGGTATTTTAAATGGTAAAGAAGAAGAAAAAGGAAGAAAGTAACATTGAAAAATTAGCAAAGTTAATAGCAAGGGATCCAGAAGTAAATACAATGAAAGACGTATATTTTTGACAAGATTAAAGAATTGATGGGACCGATAATACAAGAAATATTAGAAACGGAATTAGAAGATGAATTAGGATATGAGAAATACGATAAGGAAAATAAAGAAACGGATAACTCCAAAAATGGATACAGCTCAAAAAAGGTAAGATCAAGCATGGGTGAGATAGAATTGAAAATAACCAGAGATAAAAATGGGGAATATGAACCGAAAATAATACCAAAGTATAAAAAGGATATCTCAGATATTGAAAGTAGAATAATAGGGATGTATGGTTTAGGATTAAGTACGAAAGATATAGCTAAGAATGTTGAAGATATATATGGTGTAGAATTATCAGCTGAAATGATAAGTAAAATTACTAATAAGATATTACCAGAAATTAGAGAATGGCAAAGCAGACCATTAGAAGAGATATACGCTTTTGTTTTCATGGATGGAATAGTATTTAAAATAAAAGATGT
Proteins encoded:
- a CDS encoding transposase, which encodes MKELMGPIIQEILETELEDELGYEKYDKENKETDNSKNGYSSKKVRSSMGEIELKITRDKNGEYEPKIIPKYKKDISDIESRIIGMYGLGLSTKDIAKNVEDIYGVELSAEMISKITNKILPEIREWQSRPLEEIYAFVFMDGIVFKIKDVKLFLFSHPPCES
- a CDS encoding IS3 family transposase, which translates into the protein MKEEMVKINKEKTKEEYKKLIEEYIKFCNEERYQARLKNMALVEYRSHAV
- a CDS encoding ABC transporter ATP-binding protein: MNLKSIRKIFRFYSLVRKRFLVLIVIGGFLATSSVAFDFFVPLLVRDVINGLTKMELKLNTLYLLGLVYATSFVLTYVGDQIYLRAKYRAVADLSSRIFNLSFFFPWKKLKQKGSAYYATLINHQLNDAFLLLDYGFFENALVIIRSIFILATVFVWSKIFFILFVINALIVGIYLNIIGKVTERPYAKTYEMIRRVTNFITETFENIHEVLAGGAQKKCQKECERMYQEIADTALKAELPRSRFDKLMVNLPEYFTRLFILAYGAYLVIGGKMTVGTIWALWSYFSFVVAPLYMFRELARVTTRVSANLDAVLAYFDEVKQAEETFKSSKIKPIPGSPVYELIDVAFGFDPENPILKQISFKIQPREIVAIVGLSGEGKSTLLNILLGLEENYEGVVKFLGNDLKRLPSSAVFEHVAFYSQNVGIFNDTLENNIILGREYDEDKLNRVIKELGIEHLKGRNLGEGGSFVSGGEKQRIQLARLFYADKPVVVLDEPLTNLDTITEKFLLEKLSEFLKKRTTVMISHKPNIIGIASKIVFLENGRISAIGEFEDLMQNNETFRKIIETYVSESKKIADRNI